ttctttttatctctgtgattttgtaaaatttatggaaattttaagTCTTTGAAGAATACAAAGTATTCGgggaattgagaaaaaaatagtttttctaaaaaatatttttatttattctatggttattataaatttaaaagttataagaaatacTAAGAAAACAGGACCTTTGAAAACCATATGGGCGAATTTTGAgtcaaaaatcaaatttttgaaaatcgacatttactacatttttaaaaaacatgtttATCTAGCTTAAAATTCGTCAACGTGAAATTCtaaattatctaatttttttttcgttcaaattctaatagtttgaaaaaagtttaacttgaaGTTCTCAGTTTCAAATTTAGTTCTatatctcgaaattttttaattttctttgaacGAATTTTTCTTACATGGGTACccaaaattatgaaataatatccCAGAGTAACAACATTTAgctattttttgaaataatcgTGGgtgtattgaatttttttaaataattgtgggtctactgaaaaatatttttcattgaatgcATAACAAAACTAATGATTGATCGAAATTCCACTTGATATCAATTTTAAACATTCTGTTTTTCccgcaattaaaaaattccacaatcaaattattattgatttttaatgaacaattatatatttttattattattaaatgttcgTGCAtagtgtataaataattaaaagtcaataccattttcataaatatttattgattaaataccTTGCGATACTATTTCGACGCCATTAGCAATTCAAACATAAATTATGTGGCTTAAAGAATGCCGTGTTCTACAtttcatgttaattttattatcaagttTTATGGATTCGAGtgaatattatgataatagaACGAATAAATTTCCAAACGATTTTATATTTGGCGTAGCAACGTCGGCTTATCAAACAGAAGGTGCTTGGAATGTGTCAAGTATGTTAagtttttctgttttaaatcatttattttattaatttatcataaataatccAATTTTTAAGACAAAGGTGAATCTATATGGGATAAAATGATTCATGAAAATCCATATACAATTGATGACCAAAGTAATGCTGATATTGCAACTAATTcttattatatgtataaaacaGACATAGATCTTGCTAAACAAGTTGgagtaagttatttatttacaattaacaaCATTCTTATCATAATGGTATTCATTTTCTGATACTAGACttacacagaaaaatataatttctttacGCTAAAAAGTTTTACCATCCCCAAGAATGTAAAttgaaaacagaaattttcttaggatgaaaaaaatttttcgcgccaaaaaaatgattctaaTTCTacgaaaatttctatttttattttataaaaaaaatatttcttgcgccaataaattcttctttttctgtgtacttatcattatttttcatgtattGTAACTTAATAGTATTCTTTAGgaaattattcttattgtacatatacaataataataatattaattccaCCTTTCTCGTGTGGATTAAAACATTGAAAGACTATAGCTGCAAAAGAAAGGTCTAGTGTTTGAGTCCGGGACTTGGCGCTGGGCTAAAATGGCTATTAATAAGTAGGAAGTATATGTTCAGGAAAATAGCTAATAAAGCTGTACCtgtaagaaataatatataactaataataataaaagaattagtATATGTGATAGGGACTTTAATAGGGAAGACCGGGAAAAATGAagatcacttaaaaaaaaaaaattattataatcttGAACTAGCCATTTTGTCCTGAGTGACCAAATTGCCCATATTTCTCAATGTCATTGTACATGTAAATACTTCTAAACAAAACCGGTTCCCTCTACAATTTATCAAAGTCTGCTATGTTCTTTTTGTCAGCTCAAATAATCGATAACAAGCTAAAAAAAGATACTAATTATAAACTtatcattcaataatttaatttatcattccGCGTATTTCTAGTATCCAACTAAAAGCGATTcgatttatcataattaaatgaataatcgttcaatttatcatattaataCTTAGTTATAAGTATATCTATTCAGAATTAATGCCGCGacagttaatttttcttagtacttataaacttaaataaatgacTTGATCTGTACTGaatatctttaataatttttttctctaattaGTTTATACAAtcttagtatttaatattttttaaaagtagtacttgacatttttataaaatgcaCACCGAACAATTACAaagtatcataatttaaaaataaaaattttattttttgtaacagTGATTAATAAAGATATCGCGCTACAGACGACAGTGACCGActtaaaaaactttgaaaaattgtacTTGGAAATAGTTACGTCTTTATGACATCCGGGAAATGCAAAAGcatatactaaatttttttttacccatcgatatttttttggtctagaataataaaaagtttaaagaaaaatttttccagaccaaatatatataaacaaccTGATATCCTAGGTATGAAATTTCTTTTACCTCACCCTAACCCTACTTTACTATACTTGTTTTCCAGCCCTCAATTCCTTTATATCTATTCATGCAGCTGAGGTTAGTTCACTGATCTGTACTGTTTTTGCCTACGATGGTGCAACTGCTGTATGAACAGAAAAACCTTAGGCGTTTCCGCCGCCAGTAGGGTTTGAATATTAAACTCCCAAGTGAGGTTACGAACCCAAGCCTACTGACTGACAAATTTTCACTCTGTTTATTCCACTATTATAATCGGTTTCTAGACTGAATATACATCAAACAATAGTACATCGCGTGGCAACGAACgaaacaagacgatttcagaccagGGTGAGGTTGACTGCTCAACTTCAAGGCAAAGGTTCACATCCGGTCTGAAATCGTGATTATCCCGTGTCACACACTATAGTTTTCATGTTACCTGCATTGATACTGGGAGTTTTAATGCCCGTATTCACTCGAAACAGGTTAATTTTTGACCGAtgaatcaattataaattaaactttattaaattatttggacaaaaatttaaaaaaaatgacaacaGCACATGGTGTTCCCAAGCGGTCACCCATCCAAGTACTAACCATGCTCAATGCTGCTTAACTTCAGTGATCGGACGAGAACTGGTGTTTTATCAGCGTGATATGGCcgttgacattttttgtactATTCAATGACGCATTTAAATAACTGTTCCCCTAAATTtgaatagttttaattttaagccaTCATGAAAAaagcttatttttaaaaaaattttttcactcagTTAATTAGTAAGCTAACAAAAAATGAAcgctttaaataaaacaagacGATTGAATTATTGAAACGTATAGGGAATATGCAACTTTTCAGAGGTATGGGCGATTAGGTCTTATCTAATCAGATTTAGAAATTACCCTAGGATACGCCCTTCTGGTAACGCGATATTATCTAGACAAATTAATCAATGAATTAAGAAAGAGTCACTTTCAAATTTATAGGCAACTGCATACAGGATTTCTATATCTTGGCCAAGAATTTTACCTAATGGTTTTAGTAACTACATTAATAGAGAAGGAATCGATTATTATAACAATGTGATAAATGAAATGTTGAGACAAAATATCACACCttatattacattatttcATTGGGATTTACCTCAAAAACTACAAGAATTGGGCGGATGGACAAATCCTTTGATTGTTGACTGGTTTGTAGATTTTGCTAGGGTAGCTTTTGAAGCTTTTGGTGATCgcgtaagaaaaaatttatttttcaataaatatacataataaattgctaacacaatattaattgaaattttatcaattgctGATGCAATTCATTCAGGTTAAAAATTGGTTTACTTTCAACGAACCAAACTTCTACTGCATGTTCGGTTATAATGGATTATTTCCACCGAGAGTTAACCAATCTGGAATTGCCAGTTACATTTGTGGTCACAATGCATTAATAGCTCACGCAAAAACATACAGAATGTATAATGAACAATTTCAGAATAAACAACGAGGTTTAAAAGGATATTCATCCATCCgctattcaatttttttttctttttccaatattttatacctttttcACAGAATTATCTTTAATTGATACTAGGTTCAGTTTCATTAGTGGTAGCACTCATGTGGTTTCATCCGGAAAATGTAAATGATCCCAATGAATTTACAGCAGCCATGCAAACAACTGATTTTTGGAATAGTTGGTTTTTGAAtccaatattttcaaataaaggCGACTATTCAgattcgatgaaaaaaaaaatttcaatgcacAGTTCTATTCAAGGATTTAGTAAATCAAGACTCCCTAGTTTTACGAGTGAACAAATTGATATGATCAGAAATTCATCAGATTATctgtcaataaattattaccgTAGTCTGAAATTTGTCAAGTGGCCAGAACCTGACGTCAAATCAACGATATCTTTTTTTGCGGACATTGGTGCCATAGTTAATTTCGATACTGAAGATGATTTACTGAGAAATGATTCCTCGCTATGTTCTACGAgagtgagtaaataatttatttagaaatctTAATAGTggcaataatataaattatttttattagtgcACACCATGGGCTCTTACTGCACTTATTTCGAATTTgagcaaaaaatataacaacCCAAAGATGCTGGTTACTGAAAATGGTTTTAGAGACAATGGTGATttagatgataaaaaacgtGCAGAATATTATCGGCTTCActtcatagaaattttaaaattaataaagcgAGGATACGAAATAAAAGGATATTTCGCTTGGTCTCTTATTGATGTCTTCGAATGGACTGCTGGTTA
This genomic window from Microplitis demolitor isolate Queensland-Clemson2020A chromosome 6, iyMicDemo2.1a, whole genome shotgun sequence contains:
- the LOC128667998 gene encoding myrosinase 1-like; this encodes MWLKECRVLHFMLILLSSFMDSSEYYDNRTNKFPNDFIFGVATSAYQTEGAWNVSNKGESIWDKMIHENPYTIDDQSNADIATNSYYMYKTDIDLAKQVGATAYRISISWPRILPNGFSNYINREGIDYYNNVINEMLRQNITPYITLFHWDLPQKLQELGGWTNPLIVDWFVDFARVAFEAFGDRVKNWFTFNEPNFYCMFGYNGLFPPRVNQSGIASYICGHNALIAHAKTYRMYNEQFQNKQRGSVSLVVALMWFHPENVNDPNEFTAAMQTTDFWNSWFLNPIFSNKGDYSDSMKKKISMHSSIQGFSKSRLPSFTSEQIDMIRNSSDYLSINYYRSLKFVKWPEPDVKSTISFFADIGAIVNFDTEDDLLRNDSSLCSTRCTPWALTALISNLSKKYNNPKMLVTENGFRDNGDLDDKKRAEYYRLHFIEILKLIKRGYEIKGYFAWSLIDVFEWTAGYTQKYGLFSVNFTDPRRPRTPKLWSTDFITQFYKTGIIPAPAWLDAQLPLKKINNLFM